A portion of the Thunnus albacares chromosome 5, fThuAlb1.1, whole genome shotgun sequence genome contains these proteins:
- the mfsd4ab gene encoding major facilitator superfamily domain-containing protein 4B isoform X1, whose protein sequence is MFVDERIVTLFKRNAHHTLTYWSVFFSFGLCIAFLGPTILDLQCQTNSTLSQITWVFFSQQFCLLIGSSIGGVFKRTLFSALSALFVSALIISVIFAIIPLCHNVLLLAIAMAVSGFAMGIIDTIANIQLVTIYQRDSAVFLQALHFFIGFGALVSPLIADPFLSETGCGNHTGNGTEIIHHFRNMLRNSPIAEHNITQSHLPHEGGEEESIVHYAFWIMALINLPVPIAVLFLMYREQLIPCCPSGTPRLLDKDELAMENQQGAEGTDVEQKEHEAGGHGDIFSCCQNDNLRGLPVSFFMIHVLGGMVLFMTDGIVGAYAGFVYTYAVAPPMLLPHKTAGYLASIFWAAITAGRLLSIPLSYRFQPVRLLMFNLAGAIVTVLMLLIFYTSNTFLFIGTCLCGLFLSSIFPCMLAYTEDILDYQGCATSVLVTSAGMGEMVMQVLVGSIIQTEGSYSFLLCGMIIACIGFILFIGLLLFHRMHRNYLTGITKMSTMVEEPTPEQNGSSKTEQKEEKDSS, encoded by the exons ATGTTTGTGGATGAGCGGATTGTAACTCTGTTCAAAAGGAATGCCCATCACACACTTACTTACTGGAGTGTTTTCTTCAGCTTTGGACTCTGCATTGCTTTCCTTGGACCTACGATTTTGGATTTGCAATGTCAAACAAACTCAACACTTAGTCAGATTACCTGggtgtttttttcccagcagTTCTGCTTGCTGATCGGCAGCTCCATCGGTGGTGTTTTCAAGAGGAC GTTGTTCAGTGCTCTGTCTGCCTTATTTGTCTCTGCTCTCATCATCTCTGTAATATTTGCCATCATCCCTCTGTGCCATAATGTTCTGTTGCTCGCCATTGCCATGGCCGTGTCTGGTTTTGCGATGGGCATTATTGACACCATCGCTAACATCCAACTGGTGACCATCTATCAGAGGGACTCAGCTGTTTTCTTACAG gctcttcatttcttcattGGCTTTGGAGCCCTGGTGAGCCCACTGATTGCAGATCCTTTCCTCTCAGAGACAGGCTGTGGGAATCACACAGGGAATGGGACTGAGATCATACATCATTTCAGGAACATGCTGAGAAACAGTCCAATTGCAGAGCACAACATAACTCAGAGCCACCTGCCCCAtgagggaggggaagaggagTCCATTGTACATTATGCTTTCTGGATCATGGCACTTATCAAT CTGCCCGTGCCCATTGCAGTCCTGTTCCTGATGTATCGGGAGCAGCTGATCCCATGCTGCCCTAGCGGCACTCCTCGTCTTCTGGACAAAGATGAACTAGCAATGGAGAACCAGCAGGGGGCGGAGGGCACAGACGTGGAGCAGAAAGAACATGAAGCTGGAG GTCATGGGGATATCTTTAGCTGCTGTCAGAATGATAACCTGCGCGGGCTGCCAGTATCATTCTTTATGATTCATGTCCTTGGTGGGATGGTGCTCTTCATGACCGATGGTATTGTG ggtgCATATGCCGGCTTTGTGTACACATATGCTGTTGCACCGCCTATGTTATTACCTCACAAGACAGCAGGTTACCTGGCCAGTATCTTCTGGGCAGCGATCACTGCTGGACGTCTGTTGTCCATACCTCTTTCGTACCGTTTCCAGCCTGTGAGACTGCTAATGTTCAACCTG GCAGGTGCTATTGTTACTGTGTTGATGCTGCTTATTTTCTACACCAGcaacacatttctttttattggAACATGTTTATGCGGGCTTTTCCTCAGCAGCATCTTCCCCTGTATGCTGGCCTACACTGAAGACATCCTTGATTACCAGG GATGTGCAACCTCAGTCCTGGTGACAAGTGCAGGGATGGGAGAGATGGTAATGCAGGTTCTGGTTGGCTCA ATTATCCAGACTGAAGGCAGCTACAGCTTCCTGCTGTGTGGAATGATAATCGCCTGCATCGGTTTTATCCTCTTCATTGGTCTCCTGCTGTTCCATCGGATGCACAGAAATTACCTCACAG GGATAACAAAAATGTCTACCATGGTGGAGGAACCAACACCTGAACAGAATGGATCTTCCAAAACtgaacagaaagaggaaaaagacagcAGCTGA
- the mfsd4ab gene encoding major facilitator superfamily domain-containing protein 4B isoform X2 — protein MQFCLLIGSSIGGVFKRTLFSALSALFVSALIISVIFAIIPLCHNVLLLAIAMAVSGFAMGIIDTIANIQLVTIYQRDSAVFLQALHFFIGFGALVSPLIADPFLSETGCGNHTGNGTEIIHHFRNMLRNSPIAEHNITQSHLPHEGGEEESIVHYAFWIMALINLPVPIAVLFLMYREQLIPCCPSGTPRLLDKDELAMENQQGAEGTDVEQKEHEAGGHGDIFSCCQNDNLRGLPVSFFMIHVLGGMVLFMTDGIVGAYAGFVYTYAVAPPMLLPHKTAGYLASIFWAAITAGRLLSIPLSYRFQPVRLLMFNLAGAIVTVLMLLIFYTSNTFLFIGTCLCGLFLSSIFPCMLAYTEDILDYQGCATSVLVTSAGMGEMVMQVLVGSIIQTEGSYSFLLCGMIIACIGFILFIGLLLFHRMHRNYLTGITKMSTMVEEPTPEQNGSSKTEQKEEKDSS, from the exons cagTTCTGCTTGCTGATCGGCAGCTCCATCGGTGGTGTTTTCAAGAGGAC GTTGTTCAGTGCTCTGTCTGCCTTATTTGTCTCTGCTCTCATCATCTCTGTAATATTTGCCATCATCCCTCTGTGCCATAATGTTCTGTTGCTCGCCATTGCCATGGCCGTGTCTGGTTTTGCGATGGGCATTATTGACACCATCGCTAACATCCAACTGGTGACCATCTATCAGAGGGACTCAGCTGTTTTCTTACAG gctcttcatttcttcattGGCTTTGGAGCCCTGGTGAGCCCACTGATTGCAGATCCTTTCCTCTCAGAGACAGGCTGTGGGAATCACACAGGGAATGGGACTGAGATCATACATCATTTCAGGAACATGCTGAGAAACAGTCCAATTGCAGAGCACAACATAACTCAGAGCCACCTGCCCCAtgagggaggggaagaggagTCCATTGTACATTATGCTTTCTGGATCATGGCACTTATCAAT CTGCCCGTGCCCATTGCAGTCCTGTTCCTGATGTATCGGGAGCAGCTGATCCCATGCTGCCCTAGCGGCACTCCTCGTCTTCTGGACAAAGATGAACTAGCAATGGAGAACCAGCAGGGGGCGGAGGGCACAGACGTGGAGCAGAAAGAACATGAAGCTGGAG GTCATGGGGATATCTTTAGCTGCTGTCAGAATGATAACCTGCGCGGGCTGCCAGTATCATTCTTTATGATTCATGTCCTTGGTGGGATGGTGCTCTTCATGACCGATGGTATTGTG ggtgCATATGCCGGCTTTGTGTACACATATGCTGTTGCACCGCCTATGTTATTACCTCACAAGACAGCAGGTTACCTGGCCAGTATCTTCTGGGCAGCGATCACTGCTGGACGTCTGTTGTCCATACCTCTTTCGTACCGTTTCCAGCCTGTGAGACTGCTAATGTTCAACCTG GCAGGTGCTATTGTTACTGTGTTGATGCTGCTTATTTTCTACACCAGcaacacatttctttttattggAACATGTTTATGCGGGCTTTTCCTCAGCAGCATCTTCCCCTGTATGCTGGCCTACACTGAAGACATCCTTGATTACCAGG GATGTGCAACCTCAGTCCTGGTGACAAGTGCAGGGATGGGAGAGATGGTAATGCAGGTTCTGGTTGGCTCA ATTATCCAGACTGAAGGCAGCTACAGCTTCCTGCTGTGTGGAATGATAATCGCCTGCATCGGTTTTATCCTCTTCATTGGTCTCCTGCTGTTCCATCGGATGCACAGAAATTACCTCACAG GGATAACAAAAATGTCTACCATGGTGGAGGAACCAACACCTGAACAGAATGGATCTTCCAAAACtgaacagaaagaggaaaaagacagcAGCTGA
- the mfsd4ab gene encoding major facilitator superfamily domain-containing protein 4B isoform X3, whose amino-acid sequence MFCLLIGSSIGGVFKRTLFSALSALFVSALIISVIFAIIPLCHNVLLLAIAMAVSGFAMGIIDTIANIQLVTIYQRDSAVFLQALHFFIGFGALVSPLIADPFLSETGCGNHTGNGTEIIHHFRNMLRNSPIAEHNITQSHLPHEGGEEESIVHYAFWIMALINLPVPIAVLFLMYREQLIPCCPSGTPRLLDKDELAMENQQGAEGTDVEQKEHEAGGHGDIFSCCQNDNLRGLPVSFFMIHVLGGMVLFMTDGIVGAYAGFVYTYAVAPPMLLPHKTAGYLASIFWAAITAGRLLSIPLSYRFQPVRLLMFNLAGAIVTVLMLLIFYTSNTFLFIGTCLCGLFLSSIFPCMLAYTEDILDYQGCATSVLVTSAGMGEMVMQVLVGSIIQTEGSYSFLLCGMIIACIGFILFIGLLLFHRMHRNYLTGITKMSTMVEEPTPEQNGSSKTEQKEEKDSS is encoded by the exons TTCTGCTTGCTGATCGGCAGCTCCATCGGTGGTGTTTTCAAGAGGAC GTTGTTCAGTGCTCTGTCTGCCTTATTTGTCTCTGCTCTCATCATCTCTGTAATATTTGCCATCATCCCTCTGTGCCATAATGTTCTGTTGCTCGCCATTGCCATGGCCGTGTCTGGTTTTGCGATGGGCATTATTGACACCATCGCTAACATCCAACTGGTGACCATCTATCAGAGGGACTCAGCTGTTTTCTTACAG gctcttcatttcttcattGGCTTTGGAGCCCTGGTGAGCCCACTGATTGCAGATCCTTTCCTCTCAGAGACAGGCTGTGGGAATCACACAGGGAATGGGACTGAGATCATACATCATTTCAGGAACATGCTGAGAAACAGTCCAATTGCAGAGCACAACATAACTCAGAGCCACCTGCCCCAtgagggaggggaagaggagTCCATTGTACATTATGCTTTCTGGATCATGGCACTTATCAAT CTGCCCGTGCCCATTGCAGTCCTGTTCCTGATGTATCGGGAGCAGCTGATCCCATGCTGCCCTAGCGGCACTCCTCGTCTTCTGGACAAAGATGAACTAGCAATGGAGAACCAGCAGGGGGCGGAGGGCACAGACGTGGAGCAGAAAGAACATGAAGCTGGAG GTCATGGGGATATCTTTAGCTGCTGTCAGAATGATAACCTGCGCGGGCTGCCAGTATCATTCTTTATGATTCATGTCCTTGGTGGGATGGTGCTCTTCATGACCGATGGTATTGTG ggtgCATATGCCGGCTTTGTGTACACATATGCTGTTGCACCGCCTATGTTATTACCTCACAAGACAGCAGGTTACCTGGCCAGTATCTTCTGGGCAGCGATCACTGCTGGACGTCTGTTGTCCATACCTCTTTCGTACCGTTTCCAGCCTGTGAGACTGCTAATGTTCAACCTG GCAGGTGCTATTGTTACTGTGTTGATGCTGCTTATTTTCTACACCAGcaacacatttctttttattggAACATGTTTATGCGGGCTTTTCCTCAGCAGCATCTTCCCCTGTATGCTGGCCTACACTGAAGACATCCTTGATTACCAGG GATGTGCAACCTCAGTCCTGGTGACAAGTGCAGGGATGGGAGAGATGGTAATGCAGGTTCTGGTTGGCTCA ATTATCCAGACTGAAGGCAGCTACAGCTTCCTGCTGTGTGGAATGATAATCGCCTGCATCGGTTTTATCCTCTTCATTGGTCTCCTGCTGTTCCATCGGATGCACAGAAATTACCTCACAG GGATAACAAAAATGTCTACCATGGTGGAGGAACCAACACCTGAACAGAATGGATCTTCCAAAACtgaacagaaagaggaaaaagacagcAGCTGA
- the LOC122982514 gene encoding acidic mammalian chitinase-like, with the protein MPNDIDPCLCTHLLYAFATIKNNQLATYEWNDVELYSQFNALKNQNGNLKTLLSVGGWNFGSTGFSQMVSSPANRQTFITSVISFLRKYEFDGLDIDWEYPANRGGSADDKENYSVFLEEMRAAFENEAKQSNKARLLMSAAVSAGKDTIDSAYQIPKLGQSLDMINVMTYDFHGSWDPMTGECSPLFRGPKDQGDFIYFNVDYAMNYWRSQGAPAEKLIVGFPTYGNTFTLRNPADHGLGAPIAGAGTPGKYTQEAGELAYFEICGFLKSGATEVWDQAQDVPYAYKGNQWVGYDNIKSFQFKVEWLTKSNFGGAMVWTLDMDDYLGTFCNQGKYPLINVLKKGLNLEQASCAPPATQLPPIAGVSTTTGGSSGGSSSGGSSGGSSSGGGSGTSGMDSGFCAGKTNGMYADPTNKNQFYNCSNGKTYFENCANGLVFDSSCSCCNWA; encoded by the exons ATGCCCAATGACATCGACCCATGCCTGTGTACCCATCTCCTGTATGCCTTCGCCACCATAAAGAACAATCAACTGGCCACCTATGAGTGGAATGATGTGGAGCTTTACAGTCAGTTCAACGCCCTGAAAAACCA GAATGGCAACCTGAAGACTCTTCTGTCTGTCGGAGGATGGAACTTTGGCTCTACAGG TTTCTCGCAAATGGTATCGAGCCCTGCCAACCGTCAGACCTTCATCACCTCAGTCATTTCATTCCTGAGAAAGTATGAGTTTGATGGGCTTGACATTGACTGGGAGTATCCAGCCAACAGAGGAGGCTCTGCTGATGATAAGGAGAACTACTCGGTTTTCCTGGAG GAGATGAGAGCTGCCTTTGAGAATGAGGCCAAGCAGAGCAACAAGGCTCGTCTTCTGATGTCTGCTGCTGTGTCGGCTGGAAAGGACACCATTGATTCCGCTTATCAGATTCCCAAGCTTGGCCA GTCTCTGGATATGATCAATGTCATGACATATGACTTCCATGGCTCCTGGGACCCCATGACTGGTGAGTGCAGTCCCCTGTTCAGAGGCCCTAAGGACCAGGGTGACTTCATCTATTTCAATGTG GACTATGCTATGAACtactggaggagccagggagCCCCAGCTGAAAAGCTGATTGTTGGTTTTCCTACATATGGCAACACATTCACTCTTAGGAACCCTGCTGACCACGGTCTTGGAGCACCTATTGCTGGTGCTGGAACTCCAGGAAAGTACACCCAAGAGGCCGGAGAACTAGCCTACTTTGAG ATCTGTGGCTTTTTGAAATCTGGAGCAACTGAGGTTTGGGACCAGGCCCAGGATGTGCCATATGCCTACAAGGGAAACCAGTGGGTGGGCTATGACAACATCAAGAGCTTCCAGTTCAAG GTTGAGTGGCTGACCAAGAGTAACTTCGGAGGTGCCATGGTGTGGACCCTTGACATGGATGACTACTTGGGCACTTTCTGTAACCAAGGAAAATATCCACTGATTAATGTTCTCAAAAAGGGTCTTAATCTGGAACAAGCAT CTTGTGCCCCTCCTGCCACTCAACTTCCACCAATCGCAGGAGTGAGCACAACTACTGGGGGCAGCTCTGGAGGAAGCTCCAGCGGAGGCTCCAGTGGTGGCAGCTCCTCCGGTGGGGGCTCTGGCACCAGCGGCATGGACAGTGGATTCTGCGCTGGAAAGACCAACGGCATGTACGCCGACCCAACAAACAAGAACCAGTTCTACAACTGCAGCAACGGAAAGACCTACTTCGAGAACTGTGCCAATGGTCTGGTCTTTGACAGCTCCTGTTCTTGTTGCAACTGGGCCTAA
- the LOC122982026 gene encoding CMRF35-like molecule 3: MKTSRIFVGFLNAPVLFVFWLTMHTVDSDQLSAPGEVRAVNGGSVTVSCQYDHQFRDNTKYWCKGFVYELCVIIVKTPRNRINDRFSIADDKEAGIFNVTMTSLRQSDQDVYWCVIARLGRNVYSRVELVISKAVITPINITPTNSSVTLEQAEIRWWAILRWIIFILMLCCLVSMHITVWRIKAAQKTQLHQQLHSQNIYE; encoded by the exons ATGAAGACCTCAAGGATATTTGTTGGCTTCTTAAATG CTCCTGTTCTCTTTGTTTTCTGGCTAACAATGCATACAGTGGACTCAGATCAGCTGTCGGCTCCAGGGGAGGTGAGAGCAGTAAACGGAGGATCTGTGACAGTCTCTTGTCAGTACGACCATCAGTTCAGAGACAACACAAAGTACTGGTGCAAGGGATTTGTATATGAGCTGTGTGTAATAATAGTAAAAACACCCAGGAACCGAATTAATGACAGATTCTCCATTGCTGATGATAAGGAGGCAGGGATCTTCAATGTAACTATGACTTCACTCAGACAAAGTGATCAGGATGTGTACTGGTGTGTCATCGCCAGACTTGGAAGGAATGTCTACAGTCGTGTCGAGCTCGTCATCTCCAAAGCAG TGATAACACCCATCAACATCACACCAACAAATTCATCAGTGACACTGGAACAAGCTGAAATAAG GTGGTGGGCGATTCTACGTTGGatcatctttattttaatgttatgttGTTTGGTATCAATGCATATCACTGTGTGGAGGATAAAGgctgcacaaaaaacacagctgcacCAACAACTTCACTCTCAGAACATTTACGAGTGA
- the LOC122982027 gene encoding cell division control protein 42 homolog isoform X2, with protein MQTIKCVVVGDGAVGKTCLLISYTTNKFPSEYVPTVFDNYAVTVMIGGEPYTLGLFDTAGQEDYDRLRPLSYPQTDVFLVCFSVVSPSSFENVKEKWVPEITHHCPKTPFLLVGTQIDLRDDPSTVEKLAKNKQKPITPETAEKLARDLKAVKYVECSALTQKGLKNVFDEAILAALEPPEPKKRRKCVLL; from the exons ATGCAGACTATCAAATGTGTGGTGGTGGGGGATGGAGCAGTGGGAAAAACCTGCCTATTGATTTCATACACCACCAACAAATTCCCCTCTGAATATGTACCAACA GTGTTTGACAACTATGCAGTAACTGTAATGATCGGGGGTGAACCATACACCCTTGGCTTATTTGATACAGCAG GTCAGGAGGATTACGACAGGTTACGACCACTAAGCTACCCACAGACGGATGTCTTCTTAGTCTGTTTCTCAGTTGTTTCACCTTCCTCATTTGAGAATGTTAAAGAAAAG TGGGTTCCTGAAATAACTCACCACTGTCCCAAGACCCCGTTCCTGTTGGTAGGCACTCAGATTGATCTGCGTGACGATCCCTCCACAGTGGAGAAGTTAGCCAAGAACAAACAGAAGCCAATCACCCCCGAGACAGCAGAAAAGCTGGCTCGTGACCTTAAGGCAGTCAAATATGTCGAGTGCTCCGCCCTAACACAG AAAGGATTAAAGAATGTGTTTGATGAGGCAATACTGGCTGCCCTGGAGCCCCCTGAACCTAAGAAAAGGCGTAAATGTGTACTGCTCTAA
- the LOC122982027 gene encoding cell division control protein 42 homolog isoform X1 has product MQTIKCVVVGDGAVGKTCLLISYTTNKFPSEYVPTVFDNYAVTVMIGGEPYTLGLFDTAGQEDYDRLRPLSYPQTDVFLVCFSVVSPSSFENVKEKWVPEITHHCPKTPFLLVGTQIDLRDDPSTVEKLAKNKQKPITPETAEKLARDLKAVKYVECSALTQRGLKNVFDEAILAALEPPETQRKRKCCLF; this is encoded by the exons ATGCAGACTATCAAATGTGTGGTGGTGGGGGATGGAGCAGTGGGAAAAACCTGCCTATTGATTTCATACACCACCAACAAATTCCCCTCTGAATATGTACCAACA GTGTTTGACAACTATGCAGTAACTGTAATGATCGGGGGTGAACCATACACCCTTGGCTTATTTGATACAGCAG GTCAGGAGGATTACGACAGGTTACGACCACTAAGCTACCCACAGACGGATGTCTTCTTAGTCTGTTTCTCAGTTGTTTCACCTTCCTCATTTGAGAATGTTAAAGAAAAG TGGGTTCCTGAAATAACTCACCACTGTCCCAAGACCCCGTTCCTGTTGGTAGGCACTCAGATTGATCTGCGTGACGATCCCTCCACAGTGGAGAAGTTAGCCAAGAACAAACAGAAGCCAATCACCCCCGAGACAGCAGAAAAGCTGGCTCGTGACCTTAAGGCAGTCAAATATGTCGAGTGCTCCGCCCTAACACAG CGGGGACTGAAGAACGTATTTGATGAGGCTATCCTAGCCGCTTTAGAGCCCCCTGAAactcagagaaagagaaaatgctgTTTGTTCTGA
- the LOC122982025 gene encoding F-box only protein 6-like: MKRKPMGSSHSSDSPSSRSQSAASSCSLSKAEFFPVPLEILEEIFLNLPPEQVVHLCRLVCRQWKEVADSESLWRDRCRREGYRLRDPAKIPKDWRLFYFLCKKRRNLLENPRGEHEMNHWQIVENGGDGWKVEKVMVPHPNEVAQKNFVTSYGMCMKSQLVDLAVEGYNPSFMDHFQPDIKVSDWYAPRWDCGSEYQICVELLNQRKKVVQTFAPETVYFEQWNDQKWNQMTHVFQNYGPGVRYIRFIHGGKDTKFWAGWYGIRVTDSCVEICPAIET, encoded by the exons ATGAAGAGGAAACCTATGGGTTCAAGTCACAGCTCTGATTCACCCTCAAGTCGCAGTCAGTCTGCTGCTTCGTCATGTTCGCTTTCAAAAGCAGAA TTCTTCCCTGTTCCTCTGGAGATCCTGGAGGAGATCTTCCTGAATCTTCCTCCTGAACAGGTGGTTCATCTTTGTCGGTTAGTGTGCCGTCAATGGAAAGAAGTGGCTGACAGTGAATCTCTTTGGAGAGACCGATGTAGAAGAGAAGGATATCGCCTCCGTGATCCTGCCAAAATACCTAAAGACTGGaggttgttttatttcttgtgcAAGAAGAGAAGGAATCTTCTCGAGAATCCAAGAGGAGAAC atgaGATGAATCATTGGCAAATTGTGGAGAACGGTGGTGATGGATGGAAAGTAGAGAAAGTTATGGTGCCACATCCAAATGAAGTGGCCCAGAAAAACTTTGTGACCTCTTATGG CATGTGTATGAAGTCCCAGCTGGTTGATCTGGCGGTGGAAGGGTACAACCCGTCGTTTATGGATCACTTCCAGCCGGACATCAAAGTATCTGATTG GTATGCACCACGATGGGATTGTGGCTCTGAATATCAGATCTGCGTAGAGCTGCTGAATCAAAGAAAGAAGGTTGTCCAAACATTTGCTCCAGAGACGGTTTACTTTGAGCAGTGGAACGATCAGAAATGGAATCAG atgacCCATGTATTTCAGAACTACGGACCAGGAGTGAGATACATCCGTTTCATCCACGGAGGCAAGGACACAAAGTTCTGGGCAGGATGGTATGGTATTCGTGTTACGGACAGCTGTGTTGAGATATGTCCAGCAATCGAGACATAG